Genomic window (Prosthecochloris aestuarii DSM 271):
CGGAAACTGGGGCTGAACGTCTTTTACGGCGATGCGTCGCGTTACGATCTTCTGCATGCGGCAGGGGCAGCTGAAGCGCAGCTGCTGATCATTGCGGTCGATGACCCTGAAAAAACCGTTGCCATTGCCCGAACGGCAATGAAACATTTTCCCCACCTGGAAATTATTGCGCGGACGAACGGGCTTGTTGATTCGCATGAGCTGATCGATCTGGGGGTCAAACGGGTCTATCCCGAGACGCTCGATTCCTCGTTACGCATCGGTGTCGATGCGCTCAGTCTTCTGGGGCACCGTCGTTATCAGGCCATACGCTCCATGCATACCTTCCGTCATCACGAGGAGCGTCATTTTCATGAACTTGCCGCTCTTCGTCATGACCGCAAGGAGCTGATACGTGAAACGAAAAAGCGCATCGAAGATCTGGAGGAGTTGATGCTGACGGAGAAACGCGAAGAGCACAAGGACAAGGAGCTCGGCTGGGATGCAGCCGGACATATGTCTGATAAAGGTCATATGCCCGGTTGAACAGGATGCGGCGGTTAACGCGTTTTTTTGTTGACTGAAAGCATTGGAAAGCCTTCCAGCGGCCCGAGTTTGTTGCTGTCGTGCTTGATTCTCGGGGTGCTTTGCAGGTAGGCGCATAGAAGCCGGGAGATGGCTATGAGTGAATCGATATGGGTTCTTTCATGGCCGTGCGAAGCATCCAGCCCGAAGCAGATAAGCCCGGTGCGGATATCGTTTCCGGCAGAGAGTGCAGAAGCAGCGTCAGACCTGTAATGGCGGAAAACATCGCGGACATAGGGAATGGCGTTGTCTTCGCAGAGGCTGATAAGACGATGGGTGAGGTGGTAATCGTAGATCGCGCCCTGATCGCGCATGGCGATGGTAACGCTGTCTTCCCTGGAGTTCTGCCCCGGTGCGACCGTTGAATTGTCTATAGCGACCATGGCGGCGACATCGCCGTGCAGAATCGACGAGGCGCCTGTCCCTTCTTCTTCGGAGATGGTAAAGAGCGGGTGGCAGGTGACAGGAAGTGTTATGCCTGCGTCAACGATCGCCTTGATTGTCGTGAGCTGGCAGGCAACACCGGCTTTGTTGTCGAGATGGCGTGCCTTGATGAATCCGCTGGAGGTGAGTTCCGGGCTGCTGTCCACGGCAATGAAGTCGCCTACATTGAAGCCGAGCGCTTCGAGATCTTCCCGGGTAGAGAGTTTTTCATCGATCCGTACCTCAAGATTGTCCCATGAGACTGGCTGGGTATCTATCTCGTCGTTGTAGACGTGCCCGGATGCCTTGAGAGGCTGGATCGTGCCGCGGAAGGAGCGTTTATCGGTAAAGATGGTGACTCTCGCGCCTTCAGCAAATCTGGCCGACCAGTGGCCTATCATCATGATTCCCAGCCTGCCATTGGGTTTGAGTTCTCTCACCATGGCGCCGAGTGTGTCGAGGTGCGAGACGATAGCCCTGTCAAGTTTTGGCTGCGCCCCCTTGAGCGTTGCACGGATCGCTCCGCGGCGGGTGAGTTCGAACGGGACCCCCATGCGTTCCAGCTCCCTGCCGACAGCGTGGACGATTTCATCGGTATAGCCGGTCGGGCTTGGAATGTCGAGCAGTTTCAGGAGGGTTGTTTTGAGGTATTCGGTATCGATAGTGATCATGGAAGAGTCCTTGCAATGCTTTGAGGAAAAAGAAAATCGATAAACCGTTCGGCGGTCGGCTGGGGCTCATGATTGGCAAGGCCCGGCCGCTCATTGGCTTCTATGATCACATAATGGTCTTTTTCCGGGGAATCCACAATAAAATCAAGCCCTGTTACCGGTATTCCCAGAATACCGGCAGCTTTGCAGGCCGCCATCGCAAGAGCGGGATGCAGTGTTGTCGTGACGTCGTGGATGGTCCCTCCTGTATGGAGATTGGCTGTTTTTCGTACCTCGAGTTCCACGCCTTTCGGGAGCGTGTCTTCAAGGCGGAAGCCAGACATGGCGACCGTTCTGACCAGTTCATCGTCGATAGGGATGCTGCTTTCTCCCTGAGAGGCTTTCTCTCTGCGCCGGCTCTGTTTTTTGACGAGTTCGATAATGGAGTGCTTTCCGTCTCCGGTGATTTTAGGTGGCTTGCGTACCGCTGCTGCGACAACCTTGTAATCGATGACGATGATACGCAGGTCTGCGCCTTCGACCATCTCTTCGAGCAGCACCTTCGAGCAGACGTTCGCGGCTTTGGCGATAGCCGGATCAAGCTCCTCCGGTGAGGAGATATTGACCGTGATACCCTTGCCCTGCTCGCTATCGGCCGGTTTGACGACTAAATTTCCGTGACGTTCGAGAAAACGGATGTTCTCCTCAGGCGAAGCGGCCACCTGCTGTTCAGGGACCCTGATGCCTGCGTTGGCCAGCAGGCGGTGAGTTGTTTCTTTATCGGCACAGCGGCTCATGGCGATGGCTGACGTCAGTTCCGTCAGGGATTCGCGGCATATCATACTTGCGCCTCCGAAGGAGAGACGGAAGTAGTTGTCTACCGGGTCGAGCACATCGACACGGATACCCCGTCTTCTTGCCTCGTTGATGATGATGGTCGAGTATGGGTTGAGGCTCGATTCCGGTTGTGGGCCGGAAAACAGTTTTTCGTTGATGGCGTTTTTG
Coding sequences:
- a CDS encoding osmoprotectant NAGGN system M42 family peptidase, coding for MITIDTEYLKTTLLKLLDIPSPTGYTDEIVHAVGRELERMGVPFELTRRGAIRATLKGAQPKLDRAIVSHLDTLGAMVRELKPNGRLGIMMIGHWSARFAEGARVTIFTDKRSFRGTIQPLKASGHVYNDEIDTQPVSWDNLEVRIDEKLSTREDLEALGFNVGDFIAVDSSPELTSSGFIKARHLDNKAGVACQLTTIKAIVDAGITLPVTCHPLFTISEEEGTGASSILHGDVAAMVAIDNSTVAPGQNSREDSVTIAMRDQGAIYDYHLTHRLISLCEDNAIPYVRDVFRHYRSDAASALSAGNDIRTGLICFGLDASHGHERTHIDSLIAISRLLCAYLQSTPRIKHDSNKLGPLEGFPMLSVNKKTR
- the ngg gene encoding N-acetylglutaminylglutamine synthetase — its product is MTKKLRSEEHLVPMQSPSMKSWGMPADLPKHNVVIECGWGRIIFGHTFHDNTKIAEILRDEKEGFRDIAFYLRDPQVVLSYAPQNLFIDPSYTFRLWLDEYTPLQEKSDMFSVRPLHPLKDIERVNWIYHVHNMVPADPDVLRDIREKQCIDYWVAAENETEEVIAVCMSIDHRTAFEDPENGSSLWALAVDPQAKHSGIGIQLVQSVAEHYKSKGRSFIDLSVLYSNKAAIDLYKKLGFVQVPVFSVKNKNAINEKLFSGPQPESSLNPYSTIIINEARRRGIRVDVLDPVDNYFRLSFGGASMICRESLTELTSAIAMSRCADKETTHRLLANAGIRVPEQQVAASPEENIRFLERHGNLVVKPADSEQGKGITVNISSPEELDPAIAKAANVCSKVLLEEMVEGADLRIIVIDYKVVAAAVRKPPKITGDGKHSIIELVKKQSRRREKASQGESSIPIDDELVRTVAMSGFRLEDTLPKGVELEVRKTANLHTGGTIHDVTTTLHPALAMAACKAAGILGIPVTGLDFIVDSPEKDHYVIIEANERPGLANHEPQPTAERFIDFLFPQSIARTLP